In the genome of Hyphobacterium sp. CCMP332, one region contains:
- a CDS encoding T9SS type A sorting domain-containing protein gives MEPFSNASASGYSMVVDSTHIHIVGPTYPYIDSNNIALLGYIATYAHNGNFQYFDLVGDTLRAYEAEKLLIDSNGNKYIIGDFRFDTAGVKTNQGLFVQKRDFYNAILWTVEYQDSLANIDYLVDDAVLFGSDKLAIIGGFVKQPDSVSSYDVDVLYIIIDTSGNLLTTKNLGTQAIQEGSYSVTMYDDTTVAIGARKLGNGFDKNWVIKMDYQGNVLDEYISASNRRIGVWDIVKTQDGGLACASAATDGDFISPENKSYVEKLDSNLNQVWEYTIDWRFSSNNLATSIDETPNGDIVVGGNVVDFLVDPDTAGFYCFLQKLSCNGDSIWYQPQYFYSNINSKEFHNIYDLQIYNDRIYFVGDAKDFNNPIPPGQSMWLVSTDSNGIVSSLNERISVNEGIMVYPNPANAIVNIHLSTDKEHSQIKIYDMQGKLQHEQVLAMHKTQINITSWPSGIYQYRIQNENGLVRGKFLKH, from the coding sequence GTGGAGCCTTTTAGCAATGCTTCTGCATCAGGTTATTCAATGGTTGTAGATAGTACTCATATTCATATTGTCGGACCTACATACCCCTATATAGATAGCAATAACATTGCACTTTTGGGCTATATAGCTACCTATGCTCATAATGGCAACTTTCAGTATTTTGATCTTGTGGGAGATACCCTTCGTGCTTATGAGGCTGAAAAACTCCTTATTGATTCCAATGGTAATAAATACATAATCGGTGATTTCAGATTTGATACAGCAGGGGTAAAAACAAACCAAGGACTTTTTGTTCAAAAGCGAGATTTCTATAATGCCATATTGTGGACCGTTGAGTATCAGGATAGTCTTGCGAATATTGATTATCTGGTGGATGATGCCGTTTTATTTGGTTCAGATAAATTAGCGATAATTGGTGGTTTTGTTAAACAACCAGATTCTGTGAGCAGCTACGATGTAGACGTTTTATATATAATAATTGATACTAGCGGGAATCTATTAACAACAAAGAATTTAGGAACGCAAGCCATTCAAGAAGGAAGCTATTCTGTTACTATGTATGATGACACAACTGTTGCTATAGGAGCTAGAAAGTTAGGCAATGGTTTTGATAAAAACTGGGTCATCAAAATGGATTATCAAGGCAATGTACTGGATGAGTATATTTCTGCTTCCAATCGGCGTATTGGGGTCTGGGATATTGTCAAAACCCAGGATGGTGGACTGGCCTGCGCTTCAGCGGCCACAGATGGAGATTTTATCTCACCAGAGAACAAAAGTTATGTCGAAAAGCTAGACAGCAATCTCAATCAGGTTTGGGAATATACCATAGATTGGAGGTTTAGCAGCAACAACTTGGCAACATCTATTGATGAAACCCCGAATGGAGATATTGTCGTTGGTGGTAATGTAGTTGATTTTCTGGTCGATCCTGATACGGCTGGATTCTATTGTTTTTTGCAAAAACTTTCCTGTAATGGCGATAGTATTTGGTATCAGCCACAATATTTCTACAGTAATATTAATTCTAAAGAGTTTCATAACATCTATGACCTTCAAATCTACAATGACCGAATCTATTTTGTTGGGGACGCCAAAGATTTCAACAATCCTATTCCCCCCGGACAGTCGATGTGGCTGGTCTCCACCGATAGCAATGGTATCGTGTCCAGTTTGAATGAAAGAATCTCAGTTAATGAGGGCATTATGGTCTATCCTAATCCTGCTAATGCTATTGTCAATATCCATTTAAGCACAGATAAAGAACATTCACAAATCAAGATATATGACATGCAGGGAAAGTTACAGCATGAGCAAGTTCTAGCAATGCATAAAACTCAAATTAATATTACAAGTTGGCCTTCTGGTATTTACCAATATCGTATTCAAAATGAAAACGGCCTGGTCAGAGGGAAGTTTTTGAAACATTGA